In Siniperca chuatsi isolate FFG_IHB_CAS linkage group LG20, ASM2008510v1, whole genome shotgun sequence, the following proteins share a genomic window:
- the ush1gb gene encoding Usher syndrome type-1G protein homolog, translating to MNDRYHRAARDGYLDVLKEATRKELNAPDEDGMTPTLWAAYHGNLEALRLIVGRGGDPDKCDIWGNTPLHLAAANGHHNCLSFLVAFGANVWCLDNDYHTPLDMAATKGHMDCVRYLDSIAAKQITLNPKLVGKLKDRAFHAAERRIKDCAKLQRKHRERMERRFMKESAALDNLDAISFSSYTSGSTLRSKFNTVTSNMPYSQATLHSTAKGKAKIQKKLEKKKQVDGTFKIYEDGRKSVRSLSGLQLGNDVMFVKQGTYGNPKEQSRLNIRDMFPRDNDDDADTISRAMSDPGLHEAAYSEISADSGRDSLFTRPGLGTMVFRRNYMSGGMFGIGARDEGSVAGSEPLGRAPNVRLRGHLPQRLSSFDEDSIGSALSLQERHLQDFPWEETDVGLDQDLEPENSPLETFLASQSLSEFMQIFRREKIDLQALLLCSDQDLTSIHIPLGPRKKLLDACKRRLDTLDEPEAIEDTEL from the exons ATGAACGACCGGTATCACCGGGCGGCCCGGGACGGCTACCTGGACGTGCTGAAGGAGGCCACACGGAAGGAGCTGAACGCACCGGATGAGGATGGGATGACACCGACGTTATGGGCCGCTTACCACGGCAACCTGGAGGCGCTCCGGCTCATCGTGGGGAGAGG AGGTGACCCAGACAAGTGTGACATCTGGGGCAACACGCCGCTTCACCTGGCAGCTGCCAACGGCCACCACAACTGCCTGTCCTTCCTGGTGGCTTTCGGTGCCAACGTGTGGTGTCTGGACAATGACTACCACACACCGCTGGACATGGCCGCCACCAAGGGACACATGGACTGTGTTCGCTACCTGGACTCCATCGCTGCCAAGCAGATCACCCTCAACCCAAAGCTGGTCGGCAAACTCAAGGACCGGGCGTTCCACGCTGCGGAGCGCCGGATCAAAGACTGCGCAAAGCTCCAGAGGAAGCACCGTGAACGTATGGAGAGGAGGTTCATGAAGGAGTCAGCGGCTTTGGACAACTTGGATGCTATTAGCTTTTCTAGCTACACCAGCGGCAGCACACTGAGGAGCAAGTTCAACACTGTCACCTCCAACATGCCATACTCGCAG GCCACCCTGCATTCCACAGCCAAGGGCAAGGCCAAGATACAGAAGAAGctagagaagaagaagcaggtAGATGGAACGTTCAAGATCTACGAGGACGGGAGGAAAAGCGTGCGCTCGTTGTCTGGCCTACAGCTTGGCAATGACGTCATGTTCGTCAAACAGGGCACATACGGCAACCCCAAGGAGCAGTCACGCCTCAACATCCGCGACATGTTCCCCCGTGACAATGACGACGATGCTGACACCATCTCTCGTGCCATGAGCGACCCGGGCCTCCATGAGGCTGCATATTCGGAGATCAGTGCCGACTCCGGGCGTGATTCCCTGTTCACCCGACCCGGGCTTGGCACCATGGTGTTCAGGAGGAACTATATGAGTGGAGGCATGTTTGGTATCGGGGCACGGGATGAAGGGAGTGTAGCGGGGAGTGAACCTTTGGGCCGGGCACCTAATGTTCGTCTACGGGGACATCTGCCTCAACGCTTGTCCAGCTTTGATGAGGACAGTATTGGCAGCGCCTTGAGCCTGCAAGAAAGACACCTTCAGGATTTTCCCTGGGAGGAGACTGACGTTGGGTTGGATCAGGACTTGGAGCCAGAAAACAGTCCTCTGGAGACCTTCCTGGCCTCTCAAAGCCTCAGTGAGTTCATGCAGATCTTCAGGAGGGAGAAGATCGACCTGCAGGCTTTACTGCTGTGTTCAGATCAGGACCTCACAAGTATCCATATCCCTTTGGGCCCCAGGAAGAAACTTCTGGATGCCTGCAAGAGACGTCTGGACACCCTAGATGAACCAGAGGCCATTGAAGACACTGAGCTTTGA
- the LOC122868025 gene encoding proton channel OTOP3-like produces the protein MNSDPGVTGLDSSWNPSDEPVKSSDHQIQDPELDPVLVWVPSGRRLISGLLGLNVVLLGAALVAGEAFNPEGLKHQEPQVFMLLLMAVSLVWMLWYLVWARKQPGICPHKDHHAGGITVTLVLILFAAFSLLLYICRTGYLISMRECKPAAEVLAPFIEAPFLALQTYLLWTHSKDCIHRHKIITRSGLMVILSADLLLWLNAVTEDTIHEEIELEKQDRLDFSNTNASEADNADLAGMTNSTICQCSATAACLTFRKGFEILYPFHMEYYLMAGCMIYVMWKNVGRRMSPGHHHVTQKLTLSIVYQGGIVYSLVFGALVLIAGVIVFILYQVWVSHQQLRFTAFLVFYGYHLAVMPVMSLCSLAGMLVHRVERRANEGGHNPTRSLDVILLVAAGLGQLALSYFSLVAALAVGTRSALGDLDLSYSLLSLLELILQNIFIIEGLHRHPNLLAKKKEKQRSSIFKPKKKAAVPIEERKTDISLLEGNTSAAVQERDGETPWTKRAIKEICAFLILSNVMLWVIPAFGVHPQFENGLGKQFFGFSAWFVLVNLGQPLSVFYRMHSVGALMELLVSA, from the exons ATGAATTCGGATCCTGGAGTCACAGGGCTGGATTCCTCCTGGAATCCCAGCGATGAACCAGTTAAGAGCTCTGACCATCAGATCCAGGACCCGGAGCTGGATCCGGTGCTGGTTTGGGTTCCCAGTGGGAGGCGTCTGATCTCTGGTCTGCTGGGTCTGAATGTGGTGCTGCTGGGAGCGGCCCTGGTGGCCGGAGAGGCTTTTAACCCTGAGGGCCTGAAGCACCAGGAGCCCCAGGTGttcatgctgctgctgatggcGGTCAGTTTGGTTTGGATGCTGTGGTACCTGGTGTGGGCCAGGAAACAGCCCGGCATCTGCCCACATAAAGACCACCACGCCGGGGGAATCACCGTCACCT TGGTCCTGATCCTTTTTGCTGCATTCAGTCTGCTGCTGTATATCTGCAGGACTGGTTATTTGATCAGTATGAGGGAGTGTAAGCCTGCGGCTGAAGTGCTCGCTCCATTCATCGAGGCTCCTTTTCTCGCGCTGCAG acaTATTTACTGTGGACTCACTCCAAAGACTGCATTCATAGACACAAGATAATCACCAG GTCCGGGCTGATGGTGATCCTGTCGGCCGAcctgctgctgtggctgaacGCAGTCACCGAGGACACCATCCACGAGGAGATCGAGTTAGAAAAACAAGACAGGCTCGATTTCAGCAACACAAACGCCTCTGAAGCAGACAACGCTGATTTAGCAG GAATGACCAATTCGACCATCTGCCAGTGCAGTGCAACCGCAGCCTGCCTCACCTTCAGGAAAGGTTTCGAAATCCTTTATCCCTTCCACATGGAGTACTACCTGATGGCAGGCTGCATGATCTATGTGATGTGGAAGAACGTGGGCCGCAGGATGAGTCCAGGTCACCACCACGTTACTCAGAAGCTGACCCTTAGTATTGTCTACCAAGGTGGGATCGTTTACAGCCTTGTGTTTGGTGCCCTGGTCCTCATAGCAGGAGTGATCGTCTTCATTCTCTACCAGGTGTGGGTGAGCCATCAGCAGCTTCGCTTCACCGCCTTCCTCGTGTTTTACGGCTACCATTTAGCCGTCATGCCCGTCATGTCTCTCTGCTCCCTCGCTGGGATGCTGGTCCACAGGGTGGAGAGGAGGGCGAACGAAGGGGGACACAACCCTACTCGTAGCCTGGATGTGATCCTCCTGGTTGCAGCAGGCCTGGGCCAGCTCGCCCTGTCCTACTTCTCCCTGGTGGCGGCCCTGGCTGTGGGGACCCGCAGTGCTCTGGGGGACCTCGACCTGTCCTACTCCCTCCTCAGCCTGCTGGAGCTCATCCTCCAGAATATCTTCATCATCGAGGGCCTCCACAGGCACCCGAATCTCCTCgccaaaaagaaagagaagcagcGGAGCAGCATATTCAAG CCTAAGAAAAAGGCTGCTGTGCCAATAGAGGAGAGGAAGACGGATATTTCCCTGCTGGAGGGAAACACGTCAGCTGCTGTTCAAGAGCGCGATGGGGAAACGCCCTGGACCAAAAGAGCGATCAAAGAAATCTGTGCTTTCCTTATCCTTTCTAATGTTATG CTGTGGGTCATCCCTGCGTTTGGAGTCCACCCCCAGTTTGAGAACGGCCTGGGGAAACAGTTTTTCGGCTTCTCTGCTTGGTTTGTTCTGGTAAACCTGGGTCAGCCGCTCAGCGTTTTCTACAGGATGCACTCTGTGGGAGCTTTAATGGAGCTGCTCGTCTCTGCGTGA